The genomic DNA TGAATATTAGATTTAATAAAAATACTATCATTATTTAAAATAAGATTTACAACTGTTGACGTATTTTCTTCACTTGGAATATCTGCTCTTGATATTAGTTTAAAAAACTTTTTATTCTCCATATATAATGTTGTATTAAAATCTGTTGGAAATACTGCATTAACATCAGGAAATTGCCCCTCTAAGATTGTTGTTTGAAATAATGTATTATTGATTATAAAAGTTACATGACTATCAACAGATACAATTTTACACTCTCCCTTTTCTGGTAATAGCTTTATTAATTCTAAAACACTTTTATGAGGTATATTAGTTTCAAACTTAGTTGGGATTTCATCAAACAACTGTATTCTTTTTCTTGATACTCTAAAACCATCAGTTCCCGTAATATAAAACATTGAATTGTTTATAGAAAAATTTAAACCAGCTAATACTATTTTTTGATTTCATTCATTTACAGAAATTATTGTTTGATTCAAACTTTTTTTAAGATCTATATTTTTTACTGTAACAATATTTCCCTTTTCTCTAAAACCAATAGTAGGATAGTCATTATAATTTAAAATGTTTAATGAGAATTCAGATTTTTCTCCTGATAACGAAACTAAATTTTCTTCTATACTAGAAATATTAACAATGTCATCATCCATACGTCTAAGAATTTCAAGGAAATATTTACTTCTTATTAAGATTGAACCAGTTTCTTTTATTAATAAACCATTGGTTCCCATGTCAATAATTGTTTTTATTGACATTGATGTATTTGAAGAAATTAAAGAAACTTTATCAGCTTCAATTTCTAATAAAATTCCACTGATACTTGGTGTAGGTGCTTTTGAATCAATAATTCTATTACATTTATTTATCTCTTCAATAAAAGATAACCTATTTATACTAAAGAACATTTAAAATACCTCCATATTTATTATCTATTATTTATATTATTATTATGCTCTTAAAATGTGGATAACTTTTAAAATACCAATAAAATAAGAACTTTATGAAAATATTTTACCACTTTATACTATTTTTTTATAATTAAGAAGTTATGTCCTTTTTAATCTTCTTTAATGTATTTTTAAAAATCTTATCTTCAGCAATAGCTTTTTTAATTTTATTACATGCATTTATAACAGTTGTATGATCTTTTCCACCAAATAATATACCAACTTCTGAATAATTTTTTTTCATTAGTTCATTTGTTAAATACATTGAAACATGTCTTGCAATAACAACACTAGAGACTTTATTTTTTGCATCAATTGATTTTACATTTACTCCATAATTTTGAGCTACAACACTTTTTATTTTTTGAACAGTTATTTCTCCACCAGGAGCATATGAGTAATCCTCTAATAATTTTTGTATAGTATCAAGTTCAATTATTTCTCCTATTGAATCTTGTTCTTGTATTAATTTGAATTCAATTTTATTAATTATTCCTTCAATTTTTCTTACATCAGATCCAAAATGAGATGCAATATATTTTTTTGATTCATTTGTTAAATTTAAATTTGCCATTTGAATTTTATAAT from Spiroplasma endosymbiont of Cantharis nigra includes the following:
- the dnaN gene encoding DNA polymerase III subunit beta, whose protein sequence is MFFSINRLSFIEEINKCNRIIDSKAPTPSISGILLEIEADKVSLISSNTSMSIKTIIDMGTNGLLIKETGSILIRSKYFLEILRRMDDDIVNISSIEENLVSLSGEKSEFSLNILNYNDYPTIGFREKGNIVTVKNIDLKKSLNQTIISVNEWNQKIVLAGLNFSINNSMFYITGTDGFRVSRKRIQLFDEIPTKFETNIPHKSVLELIKLLPEKGECKIVSVDSHVTFIINNTLFQTTILEGQFPDVNAVFPTDFNTTLYMENKKFFKLISRADIPSEENTSTVVNLILNNDSIFIKSNIHQIGSFEEIFKEFELKGLDEQNICFNSKYLIDSLKTFETKNVEINLIDSKKPIVISSSEDMDLSQIILPMFSN